The stretch of DNA GCTCGGTGCCCACCACCAACCCAATATTGACAAGGGCCCGTGCGGCACTGCTGGAGAGCAGGAAAATGCCTCCACCCAACACGAGCCAGCCTTCGTTGTCCTGCTGGACCATTGGCGCTCCAATCCACAGCGGCCGCATCCCCAGCAGCCACATCCCCAGCTTAGAGCTCGGCCAGCACACCCTCCGGGTTTTCCATGGCGTCGGCCACAAAGCGCAGGAATCCCGCGGCCACGGCGCCGTCGCAAACACGGTGGTCAAACGCGAGGGTCAGCTCCGTCATTTTCCGCACACACAGTGCCCCGTCCACCACCCATGGCTTGTCCATAATGCGGCCCAGCCCCAGCATCGCCGCTTCTGGGTAGTTGATGATGGCCGCCGAACCGTCCACGCCCAGCACACCGTAGTTATTGATGGTGAACGTGCCTCCTGCCAGTTCNCCCGGCCCGGCGTGAGCGCTCAGTGCCCGGTCTGTGAGCCCGCGGATGGCACTGTCCAGCTCCCTGGCGCTACGCCCTTGGGCATTGCGGAGCACCGGCACCACCAGCCCACGGCTGGTCTGGGTGGCAAAGCCCACGTTGATCCCATCAAATTCCACCAGGGTGTCTTGCCCGTCCTTACTCTCAAGCTGCATGGTCAGCTCCGGAAATCTCTTCAGNCCCGCGAGCGCGAACCGTGCAACAAATGCCAGTAAACCCGGCGCCGCACCCTTCGCCTTCAAGCCGCGGCGCAGTTCCACCAGCGCCGTGGCATCCACATCCACCCAGACAGTGGCATCGGGAATCTCCCGGCGGCTGCGTACCAGTGCTGCCGCCGCTGCCTTCTTCATTCCAGTCAGCGGAGTTCGGGACACCACCGGCAGCCCCGTGCGTTGATGGAGAACACCGGATGACTCCCCGCCTGTTCCCTGACTTGCTGGTGTGGTGGCATCGGCAGGTCCGCTTCCGGTGCCNACCTTCGGTGCCGGCACCGATTCTATTTTCTGTACCCGTTCTGGTTCCGAGCCCATGACAGCTTCAACATCGGCGCGCAGGATCAACCCATCGCTGCCCGAGCCCTGGATGTCTGCGAGCGCGATCCCATGGTCTTGGGCCAGCTTGCGCACCAATGGCGAAATGACCAGGGGTGCTTGCCGTACTGCTGGCCTGCTCCGTCCGGGACCTGAGGACCCTGTTGAGCCGTAGCCGATCAGCACATTCCCGGACCCNNACCAGGTTCCGGCACCTCGGCGCGCTGCTGCTGGTTCCTGTTCCCGATCAGGACTTCCTTCCGGCGCAATGGTGATCAGCGGCTTGCCCACTTCAAGNGCGTCGCCCACGGCGCCGTGCAAGGTGGCCACTGTGCCCTCAAAGGGCGAGGGCACTTCCACCACGGACTTTGCGGTTTCCACCTCGGCGATGGGCTGGTCTATGTGCACGGTGTCTCCCACTGCCACCAGCCAAGAAACAAGCTCGGCCTCCACGAGCCCCTCCCCNAAGTCTGGAAGCAGGAAAACTTGTCCACTCGGCTGTGGCTGTACGTCTACTTCGCTGCTCATGATTCCTCCCATTGGAGCCGGTCCACGGCGTCCAAAATACGGTCAACGCCGGGCAAGTAATGCTTTTCCAGTTTTGGTGCCGGGTACGGAACATCGAACCCCGTCACTCGTAGCACCGGTGCAGCCAGCGAGTGGAAGCAGCGTTCCTGGATGCGTGCGGCAATCTCAGATGCCATGGAGGCAAATCCGGGTGCTTCTGCAATGACCACGGCCCGCCCGGTGGATCTGACGGCGGCACTGATGGTTTCGTCGTCGAACGGGACAAGGGAACGCACGTCAACCACCTGCAGTGACCGCCCCTCGTTAGCGGCAGTCTCGGCGGCTGCGAGCGCTGGCGCCACGGACGGGCCGTAGGCGATGAGCGTGGCATCGGTGCCTTCACGGACCACGGCCGCACGCCCGATGCTGGACGGGGTGGCAGTGGCACCGCCGCGCTCCGAGGCTGGTGAGTACCGGGAACGCAGTGCGTCAAGATCCACCGTGGCCTTGGAGAAGTACAGTTTCTTCGGTTCCATGAACACCACCGGGTCCGGGGAGGCGATGGCGTCCCGGAGCAGGATGTAAGCGTCCGCAACGGTCGAGGGAGTGAGGACCGTCAGCCCCGNGGTGTGGACGTAGTAGCCTTCCGAGGAGTCGCAATGGTGTTCCACCCCGCCAATGCCGCCGGCGTAGGGGATGCGGATAACAAGCGGCAGGCGGACGCGCCCGCGCGTGCGGTTGCCCATCTTGGCAACGTGGCTGACGATCTGTTCGAACGCCGGGTAGGCGAAGGCGTCAAATTGCATCTCCACTACCGGGCGCATGCCGTTGATCGCCATGCCGGTGGCCATGCCAACTATTCCCGCTTCAGCCAGCGGCGTGTCAAAGCAGCGTTCCTCGCCAAACCGTGCCGTCAGCCCGTCCGTCACGCGGAACACCCCGCCGAGCGTTCCAACATCTTCGCCAAAGACCAACACGGAGGAGTCGGCGGCCATGGCGTCGGACATGGCCAGCGTCAGGGCTTTGGCAAAGGTGAGCTGCTGAACACCGGCAAGTTCGGAGTGAGTCAACACCGGCGCGGCGGTCATGACAGGCCTCCCTTGCTAACTGTTGCAAGATCAGCTGCTGCAAGTTCAGCGGCCAGCAGCCGGCTCTGCTCGCGCAGTTGCGGTGTTGGCTCGCTGTAGACAAACCGGAACATATCCAAAGGGTCCGGGGCACTCGGTGCGTTCAGCCCGTCACGCAGCTGTTGGGCAACCTCTTTCGCTGCCACAGCGAAACGTTCGGTGTCAGCGGGAGCCAGGTGTCCGGCGTCGTGCAGGTACTTTTCCAGCCGCANAAGCGGATCCTNTGGCANCCACTGCGCCACCTCCTCAAGAGAGCGGTAGCGGGTGGAATCATCGGCGTTGGTGTGCGCCTCCATCCTGTAGGTGTGGGCCTCAATCAGCGCCGGACCGCCTCCATTGCGAGCCCGCTCCACAGCACTGCCCAGCACCGCCAACAGTGCGGCCAGATCGTTCCCGTCTACCCGCTCCCNCGGCATGCCGTAGCCAATCGCTTTATGAGCCAGCGATGGCGCCACCGATTGGTGGATGAGCGGGACGGAGATGGCGTACTGATTGTTTTGGATCATGAAGATCACCGGCACATGGAAGACGGCGGCAAAGTTCAGGGCCTCGTGGAAATCGCCCTCGCTGGTGGCACCGTCGCCGCACAGCGCCAGCACCACGGTGTCCTCGCCGCGCAACTTGGCCGCGTGCGCCACTCCCACGGCGTGCAGCAGCTGCGTGGCCAGCGGGGTAGTAGGCAGTGCCGTGTTGTAGTGGTGCGGATCAAATCCGCTGTGCCAGTCCCCTCGCAGAGATTCAAAGGCCTCCATGGGTTTCACTCCCCGGCCCATCACGGCCACGGTATCCCGGTAGGTGGCGAACAGCCAGTCACTGCGACGTAACGCCATGTATGCCGCCACCTGGCAGGCTTCTTGGCCGAACGACGACGGGTAGACCGCCATCCGCCCTTGCCGCACCAGGGCACTGGCTTGTGCGTTGATCCGCCGTCCCAGCATCAGCTGCCCGTACCCTTCCAACAGGGTTTGCGGTGCGGGCAGAGGGTAGTTTTCCTTGTATTTACTGCCCTNTTTAGCGGTGCCGTCCGGGGCTATCAGCTGGACCGGCGTGGCCGATGGCAGCAGGTACTGGCCTTGACGCCCACTCAAGAGCGCCGCATTTCCCGGGTGGTCTAAAATTCTGGATGGTTCGTCATTGAACCCTCACTCCTTCCAACAGATGGCAGGATGGCTGGTTGCGGCACACGCCTGCCGATTCCTGGGTAAACGAACGTGGGGCAACAAAGATGTTCCGTTGACTTCAGTATGGGTTTTGTTGCCGAACGTCGCCATAACTCTGGAGAACTCTGGAATTTTCCGCGATTTGTCCTTAGTCTGGAAGACAAAACACTGCAGCAGGTGCGTGGGCTGCTCAAGTTGTTCCCGGCGTCGGACATCCCCAGCGTCCGCAATCCCGGCACCGAAGTGCAGCAACAGAGACGGAACCTCAAGGAGTGGCATGGAAGTGAGCACNCCCGAGCCGTTGGACGAGGTGGACCGGCGGATCATTGCCGAGCTCACCCGCGACGGCCGAATGTCCGTGAGCGTTGTGGCCGAAAACGTGCACATCTCCCGCGCCCACGCCTATGCGCGAATTTCTCGGCTCACTTCCAGTGGCGTGCTGACAAAGTTCACGGCACTGGTGGATCCGGTGAAGGCGGGGCTGAAATCCTCAGCCTACGTGACGCTGAAGGTCAGCCAGCACTCCTGGCGGGAGCTGCGCGAGGAACTGCGGGCCATCCCGGAGGTGGCGCACATTGCGCTGGTGGGCGGCGACTTTGACGTGATTTTGCTGGTGCGCGCCGAAGACAACCAAGGGTTGCGCCGGGTGATCTTTGACCAGCTGCAATCCATGGCCGGAGTGCTGGACACGCAGACGTTCCTGATCTTTGAGGACCTGGACAACCGCTGAACCGGGACGCCAGAGCTATGCTGAGCCCATGGACACCGCAGCCAAAGCCATCGAGCTTCTCCGTCCCTGTAGATCTGGAGCGCGGCTACAACAACCCCGGCGAGACCATCCGCCGCGTGCATTTCCTACGGCCCGTCAATGCAGCCGGTGGCGCTGACCGCCATGGCCAACACCGCCACCACGCTCATGAACAACGGTGCACTTCCGGAAGACACCCACAGGCGGAACTGATTCGCTTCAGGCTGCCCGCTGACACCGCCAACCGGTCGCCGGGGCTAAGTCGCCCCGGGCCATGCGACTGTAATTTTGGCTGGCACTGCACCCGGTGGCACAGCCACTACACAGCCACTACACAGCCACTGCACAGAGCGGTTCAAGGATCACCAGAGTTGAAAGGTTCCTGTTCCTACACGGACATTTCCGCCCAGCCACGGGTGTGGTTCTCAGCAGTCAGGCTCGCCGCCCCAACCTTCAGCACCTAGAGCACCCTCCCCACCGGGGAACCTCGCACGGGACAAGCCTGTACTTTCCTCACTCCGAGCACGGCTCTAGAATCGAGCACGCCTTCGTTCCTCGTGCGAAGACCGGGGTAGTCTCGAAGATTAAACCCGAGACAGGCTAAGCTCGCGTATTCAGCTGCCTGGCAATCATCGGGGAAACTCGAGAATGGATATTGTTTCGATTGTGATCGTCGCTGGGATTGTTATTCTGAGTCTGCTGCCAGTCTTGTTTCGGTCCTTCCGAAGTTTTTCNAAGACAGCAGATGACATCGAGGCCCGAAATCCTGATGTAGCGCGGGCCATCAGGGAGGCGCGTAACCAGATTGACCGAGCCAAAGGGCGGTATGGGCCCTAGCCCAGCGATTGAGATATGACACATATTAAGTGTTTCCATCTAGCTTCGGAGCGGACGGCAGGAATGTCTGGCGCCTTCCCTTGGGCACTTCGGCGTATTCAACCATCCTCTCGAAGCGCTCAGGACTGACAACCACGGCGGTGCACTGACTGCGACGCTCGATGAACACCACTTGGGTCGCTGCAGTCATCAACCTACGTGTTGGTCGTGGCGGCGACTAATGAGGATAAGGATCACGACGAGGGCTGCAGCGAGAACAATACTGACCAGATCGGTGATCGNTGGCTGAGCGGGGTGAAATACGAACCCAGCGAAATCGAACGTTGCATGAAGTGCGATCGCTGGACAAATACTGTCGGTCATCCGTACCAGGAATGAGGCGATGACACCGAAGAGGAACGCGAACACAATCGTGTTGAGAGTTGTTGCGATGCTTTGGTTAGGCGATATCGCGGCTGCCGAGTGTGCAACGGCGAAACCGATCGAGGTGGCAACGAAACCTACGATGGCATTGTGCGACGCGAATGCACGCAGCAAGATGCCCCGGAAGATGGTTTCTTCGACGAATCCGACCAGAAGTGCAAGGCCAGCAAATTCGATGATCGCTGCCCTTGATGCGTTGACGCCGTCCGAACAGACGATGACGGCAATAGGGAGCGCTGCTACCAGAACAATTGCTTTCAGTACACCAGGGTACGTTTTGGCGACGGGCCGGAACCCGGTGGCCCGCCAACTCTGGCGAACGCTAAGGAAGATGCCAAGGGCGATCGCGAGCGGGATGAACGCGGCGGCAAGCGNGGAGGTATCCGGTGAATCAAGGAGATAGCTGACGGTTCCTACCGCTGCCAGGAAGACGATGAGGCCAAGTGTCGTGAGGATGAGCGCGAGGTATGGTCGGGGTGTGCGGTTGGGTATGAGCATGATAAACCTTCTGAAAGAATACGACTGTATTCGTCGCTTTTGTGAGAATACGCCTGTATTCTTTACTTGTGCAAGCCCCACTTTTAGAAGGAGAAAATGTCCGCACGTTCCGAGGAATTCGCGGATGCTGCACTCCGAATCGTTGCCCGCCACGGCCTGCACGAACTTTCATTCCGCACAGTCGCACGCGAGGCGGGCTGGTCCCTGGGCGCCGTACAGAAAGCATTCGCGTCGAAAGAGGAACTCCTCCATGCAGCCCTTGAACGGGCACAATCGATAGTTGCAGGCACTTTCTCCGCCGAACCAGCGAAGCCGACCCTTCAGCGGTGGTTGGTCGAGTTGGTGCTGGCCACCCTCCCCATCGATGAGGAGCGTCGTGCCGCGGTGATCGTCGGGGTCGCCTTCTCGGACCGCGCGCCGTTCGATGAGAAGATCGCGGCCACGATCCGCTCAGCGGATGAGGCGATCCGCAGCCAGCTCGTGCGTCTGTTCGCTTGGCGGCGCGCAGAGGGCGAACTGTGTGCGCAACTTGACGACGACACTCTGGCGAGAACGATCCTCGCGTTCAGCAGCGGACTGGCCGGCCAACTGCTTTACGACCCGCGACCTTTCAACGCAGTTGAGGCGATGGTCACTGAGGTTATCGCCTCAACCGTAGGCCGATTGTGCGAGGAGTGAGTAGATGCAATCACCACACCACCCGCGGCCAGAGCCAAGACGTTGCACCGGGGCTTTCTTATCGGCGCCTTCCCGGATGCATCCATGCTGGCTTCAGCCTCTACTGGGCCGAGGGCGGGACCTGGCTCGTTTGGACGCTAGGAAGCAGCCTGCTGGAAACCTTCCGGGATGATCAGCCACGCCTACCTGCGGGACCCACTGTTTCGCGCATGGGGAATCGCTTTGGCAGTCGAACTATCCACGAAGCTCTCCCCATCCGAACCCGCTCTCCGCAACGAAATCCTGCAATTCACTACTTAGACGAGCCATGAAGCCGCTGATGCCTTCGGGCGGATAGAGCCAGAACCCCATTTGCTCGTCATACACGAAGACTCGGAGAAGAAGGTCCGCGCTGACGATCGTTGATGCCGTGACCGGTTCACCCTTCGTCGTCACCATCTCCAGACGGGCACGGTCGAGCTCAATCGGAGTCAGAATTGCCTCAAGCGCGGGCTGAGCAGCGAGCAAGATTTCTTCCACGATCATCATGTCTACATACTCGCAGCCGAGGAAGTCTTGGGCCAGAGAGGTATCTGTTCAAGGAACCCTGCGGGACTACTTACTCCAATTTGGCGCTCATCGAGGCTGAGGCCCCAGGAATAGAGGTGCTGCACGTTCTGCTAATGGCAATCCCATCCGATGATGCGCGTTGAGAACGCGCGAAGTCTTGGACATCAAAGCAATTAGAACGCAACCGGATGGTTATTTGTAGACTTCACGGCGGTGGGCCACTCGGACCACGGTAACGACGAGAAGATTGTCGACAACTTCGTAGAGTATCCGGTAGTCGCCAGCACGAATCCGCCAAGCGGTACTTTCGCCGGCCAGCTNTTTACAACCAGCTGGGCGGGNGTCTTGCTCAAGTTCGGCGATGCCGGACAGAATGCGGCGTCGGATTCCAGAGTCGAGCTTTCTGAGTTCTTTCGCGGCCGCAGTGGTGAATTCAATGCGGTAAGAACTCACGCGTCTAACTCAGCACGCAGTTCACTCAGGCTGACGCGCCCTCCGTCATCAGCCGACTTAGCTGCCCGGTATTCAGCGACATCACGGAACATTTCCAATTGCTCTAACAGTTCAAAGTCATCGGGGCCAATAAGCACAGCCGCCGGCTTGCCGTTCTTCGTGATCTGCACGCGTTCATGCCCGTAACTGGCACGGCCCACAGCATCAGCGAGACCATCGCGAAGTGCCCGAATGGTGACGGATGAAGTAATCGTGTTCATGTAACCACAGTAGCACTTGTGTACACATTTACCACGATGGTCCTTTCATGCAAAGACGATGCCGACTCCCCTGCTTCCGGTAGGTCCGGAGGAACCTTGAACGGGACTATGTCAGCGCCGCGGGATGACCAAGCTCGTCGTCGTCGGGCTTGCCACCCTCCAATGCGGTTACTCCGCTATTTTCAACGAGCAGCCGACTGCTGCTCGTTGGGTGGTCATGATCGTTGCAATCACGGCCAGAGTGGCAGTCGTGCCGGCGTGAGGGTGACGTGATGCCGAGGGGCCTACCCAAACGCGTCAAGGTCACGTCAAAACCTTGTCAAAATGGTAAGGTTTTGACATGGAAGTGTTGACGAAACTAGAGCAATTACGCGAGATTGCCTTGGACCAGCATGGTTTCGTAACCACTGGCCAGGCCATCGATGCAGGGCTGGGACACGCTGACCTTTCAAAATTGGTCGCCCGGGGCAGGCTGGAACGCGTCGCCCACGGCGTATACAGGGTTCCGCAAGTGGCGGAAACAGACATGGACCAATATCAGCTCGCCGTTCTCTGGGCTGGAACCGCGGAAGCGTGCCTGAGCCATGAAACGGCCCTGGCCGTACGCGGCATCAGCGACATCAATCCCGATCGCATCCACCTCACCGTATCCCGCGCCCGACGGATTCGACGCGGCGGCGGTGAGCAGTACATCGTGCACAGAGCAGACCTTGAACCGCGCGAAATCATTTGGTGGGAAGGCATCCGCGCCACAAGTGTGCCCACTGCCATCCGCCAGTGCATAGAAACAGGTGTCCCCACCTACTTGATCAAGCAAGCCCTGCAAGAGGCCCGCGGTACGAGCATCTTGCAGGTCAACGAACACACCCGGCTGGGAAGGATGCTCAAATCCCGCGATGACGCAGAACATACAGCCTAAGAACCTCGCTTCTTCGCTTTCGGCGCTGGAACCCAAAACCAAGGCACCGACCAACGCCCGCGTCCTGGACGGATGGATAAGCCGGGCCCAAGATCAACTCCACACAGCCGGNCCCCGCCTGGGCTGGTTGGTGGCATCAACTGTTGTCATCGCGGCCTTGCAGCGCGCCGTCGGTAATGACGACGCACCATTGTTCCTATTGAAGGGCGGAACAATGCTTCAGTACCGACTCAGTGGAATGTCACGGACCACCACGGACGTGGACGGGCTTGTTCGCGGCGAGATCGATGAGTTCCTGACACGGCTGGATGCGGCCCTCCAGGAACCGTGGGGCCCGCTAACCTTGGAACGCTCCGAGGCCGAAACGATCATCGTTCCCCACAAGATCGTGAAGCCTCGCAGATTCGACATCAAGGTTTCACTCAAAGGAAAGACATGGAGAAAGGTGAAGGTCGAGATTGCCGCAGACGAGGGCGAAGCCGGTGCGCAACCCGAGCGAATCGCAGCTCCCACCCTTGCAGGGTTTGGGCTGCCAGCACCAGAGACCCTGGCCAGCATCTCACTGCGTTATCAGATCGCACAGAAGATCCACGCGGCCTCGGACCCACACGATCCGCCGCGTTTCGAGAATGATCGGGCCCGAGACGTAGTGGACCTACTNTTGCTCAGAGAACTGTGCGAAGTTTCAGGAAGTCCATCGAATGCGGAGATTCGAGACGCCGTTCTCGACGTGTTCAACGTGCGCGCGAAAGAGGCAATCGAAACGAACGGCATCCCCAGGCCATGGCCGGTCGCGATCACCGCGCATCAACATTGGACTGCGAGCTACAACAGCGCAGCCAAGTCTGCGGACGTCCCGCTGTCTCTACCCGAGGCAGTCGAGAACACGAACGGGTGGCTGAAACTTATCGACGACGCCCACAGCACACCACCCGGAGCCTAACCCAACTGGAACCCATGGCACGCCCACACAGGTTCTGACAAGAGCGGACACCCCGGCGCGCAGGGGAACTCTACACGGTAGCGTCCGGTCGACCCTGATCCTGTCCAGGGGCCGCGAATTTGTCCACCAGCCTGTTGGACAAATGTCCCACAGGCCG from Arthrobacter polaris encodes:
- a CDS encoding dihydrolipoamide acetyltransferase family protein; amino-acid sequence: MSSEVDVQPQPSGQVFLLPDXGEGLVEAELVSWLVAVGDTVHIDQPIAEVETAKSVVEVPSPFEGTVATLHGAVGDALEVGKPLITIAPEGSPDREQEPAAARRGAGTWXGSGNVLIGYGSTGSSGPGRSRPAVRQAPLVISPLVRKLAQDHGIALADIQGSGSDGLILRADVEAVMGSEPERVQKIESVPAPKVGTGSGPADATTPASQGTGGESSGVLHQRTGLPVVSRTPLTGMKKAAAAALVRSRREIPDATVWVDVDATALVELRRGLKAKGAAPGLLAFVARFALAGLKRFPELTMQLESKDGQDTLVEFDGINVGFATQTSRGLVVPVLRNAQGRSARELDSAIRGLTDRALSAHAGPGELAGGTFTINNYGVLGVDGSAAIINYPEAAMLGLGRIMDKPWVVDGALCVRKMTELTLAFDHRVCDGAVAAGFLRFVADAMENPEGVLAEL
- a CDS encoding alpha-ketoacid dehydrogenase subunit beta, translated to MTAAPVLTHSELAGVQQLTFAKALTLAMSDAMAADSSVLVFGEDVGTLGGVFRVTDGLTARFGEERCFDTPLAEAGIVGMATGMAINGMRPVVEMQFDAFAYPAFEQIVSHVAKMGNRTRGRVRLPLVIRIPYAGGIGGVEHHCDSSEGYYVHTXGLTVLTPSTVADAYILLRDAIASPDPVVFMEPKKLYFSKATVDLDALRSRYSPASERGGATATPSSIGRAAVVREGTDATLIAYGPSVAPALAAAETAANEGRSLQVVDVRSLVPFDDETISAAVRSTGRAVVIAEAPGFASMASEIAARIQERCFHSLAAPVLRVTGFDVPYPAPKLEKHYLPGVDRILDAVDRLQWEES
- a CDS encoding thiamine pyrophosphate-dependent enzyme produces the protein MSGRQGQYLLPSATPVQLIAPDGTAKXGSKYKENYPLPAPQTLLEGYGQLMLGRRINAQASALVRQGRMAVYPSSFGQEACQVAAYMALRRSDWLFATYRDTVAVMGRGVKPMEAFESLRGDWHSGFDPHHYNTALPTTPLATQLLHAVGVAHAAKLRGEDTVVLALCGDGATSEGDFHEALNFAAVFHVPVIFMIQNNQYAISVPLIHQSVAPSLAHKAIGYGMPXERVDGNDLAALLAVLGSAVERARNGGGPALIEAHTYRMEAHTNADDSTRYRSLEEVAQWXPXDPLXRLEKYLHDAGHLAPADTERFAVAAKEVAQQLRDGLNAPSAPDPLDMFRFVYSEPTPQLREQSRLLAAELAAADLATVSKGGLS
- a CDS encoding Lrp/AsnC family transcriptional regulator — translated: MEVSTPEPLDEVDRRIIAELTRDGRMSVSVVAENVHISRAHAYARISRLTSSGVLTKFTALVDPVKAGLKSSAYVTLKVSQHSWRELREELRAIPEVAHIALVGGDFDVILLVRAEDNQGLRRVIFDQLQSMAGVLDTQTFLIFEDLDNR
- a CDS encoding CPBP family intramembrane glutamic endopeptidase, with the protein product MLIPNRTPRPYLALILTTLGLIVFLAAVGTVSYLLDSPDTSXLAAAFIPLAIALGIFLSVRQSWRATGFRPVAKTYPGVLKAIVLVAALPIAVIVCSDGVNASRAAIIEFAGLALLVGFVEETIFRGILLRAFASHNAIVGFVATSIGFAVAHSAAAISPNQSIATTLNTIVFAFLFGVIASFLVRMTDSICPAIALHATFDFAGFVFHPAQPXITDLVSIVLAAALVVILILISRRHDQHVG
- a CDS encoding TetR/AcrR family transcriptional regulator → MSARSEEFADAALRIVARHGLHELSFRTVAREAGWSLGAVQKAFASKEELLHAALERAQSIVAGTFSAEPAKPTLQRWLVELVLATLPIDEERRAAVIVGVAFSDRAPFDEKIAATIRSADEAIRSQLVRLFAWRRAEGELCAQLDDDTLARTILAFSSGLAGQLLYDPRPFNAVEAMVTEVIASTVGRLCEE
- a CDS encoding type II toxin-antitoxin system RelE/ParE family toxin, whose amino-acid sequence is MSSYRIEFTTAAAKELRKLDSGIRRRILSGIAELEQDXRPAGCKXLAGESTAWRIRAGDYRILYEVVDNLLVVTVVRVAHRREVYK
- a CDS encoding type II toxin-antitoxin system Phd/YefM family antitoxin; amino-acid sequence: MNTITSSVTIRALRDGLADAVGRASYGHERVQITKNGKPAAVLIGPDDFELLEQLEMFRDVAEYRAAKSADDGGRVSLSELRAELDA
- a CDS encoding type IV toxin-antitoxin system AbiEi family antitoxin domain-containing protein produces the protein MEVLTKLEQLREIALDQHGFVTTGQAIDAGLGHADLSKLVARGRLERVAHGVYRVPQVAETDMDQYQLAVLWAGTAEACLSHETALAVRGISDINPDRIHLTVSRARRIRRGGGEQYIVHRADLEPREIIWWEGIRATSVPTAIRQCIETGVPTYLIKQALQEARGTSILQVNEHTRLGRMLKSRDDAEHTA
- a CDS encoding nucleotidyl transferase AbiEii/AbiGii toxin family protein — translated: MTQNIQPKNLASSLSALEPKTKAPTNARVLDGWISRAQDQLHTAGPRLGWLVASTVVIAALQRAVGNDDAPLFLLKGGTMLQYRLSGMSRTTTDVDGLVRGEIDEFLTRLDAALQEPWGPLTLERSEAETIIVPHKIVKPRRFDIKVSLKGKTWRKVKVEIAADEGEAGAQPERIAAPTLAGFGLPAPETLASISLRYQIAQKIHAASDPHDPPRFENDRARDVVDLLLLRELCEVSGSPSNAEIRDAVLDVFNVRAKEAIETNGIPRPWPVAITAHQHWTASYNSAAKSADVPLSLPEAVENTNGWLKLIDDAHSTPPGA